The following is a genomic window from Ignavibacteria bacterium.
AGTTTAATATTATTACTATTTTTACACAAATTAATTTCTAAATAAGGAGAAAAATAATGACTCAAGACGAAATCAAAGACAAAGTCACAAAAGCAATCGTCGATAAATTAAATGTAGAAGAATCAAAAATTACCCCCGAAGCTTCGTTTATAAACGATTTGGGAGCAGATTCACTTGATACCGTTGAGTTAGTTATGAAGTTCGAAGAAGAATTTGATATTAAAATTCCTGATGAAGATGCTGAAAAAATTCAGACCGTAGGTAATGCAATTAGTTATATTCAAGAAAAAGTAAAATAAGTAAAATTTTTAAATGCGCAGAAGAGTTGTTGTAACAGGTATAGGTGCGGTAACGCCAATCGGGCTAACCGTTGAGGAATTCTGGACTAATCTAATCGCAGGAAAGAGCGGTGTTGATTACATCACGGATTAT
Proteins encoded in this region:
- a CDS encoding acyl carrier protein: MTQDEIKDKVTKAIVDKLNVEESKITPEASFINDLGADSLDTVELVMKFEEEFDIKIPDEDAEKIQTVGNAISYIQEKVK